In Strongyloides ratti genome assembly S_ratti_ED321, scaffold srae_chrx_scaffold0000002, a single window of DNA contains:
- a CDS encoding Astacin-like metalloendopeptidase yields MHLFKELLIIIFLSFVIKARRLFDIRNETRKNLSNNSKKNFDSTIVGLKRINRLQRRLMGYKNKTDMTDENNEILIEDPLTNPNLFQGDIILTDNQVNQIVSDIVKQADEKKIDISDIENKTNILNREKRSITLNPTYNWTFPIPYYVDTGVNATTVDLALAGIAAETCVRFSKSLSPITGKAGLRYFLGSGCWSYIGRIFNATAQDVSIGNGCGYNAIIQHETSHALGLYHEQARPNRDEFVLINTGNIITGRESNFVKSSSNYVTDFGVPYDFGSVMHYGRFDFTKNGNQTILSKDAYFDKTMGQRVELSFNDIKLINLNYCSSKCTTKITCINGGYQNPNNCSICKCPSGFTGTTCSEIVANTATKCGTNRLTATNITKTLAVTGAADCFYFINTTANKKIKITINNANLYNIDPCIAGKALEIRYRNDKTMSGYNFCGTVTNKIVMTVGNTALIHYVGKSSTHSLNLSYIMA; encoded by the exons atgcatttatttaaagaactccttattattatttttttatcttttgtaATAAAAGCT AGACGTCTTTTTGACATAAGAAATGaaacaagaaaaaatttatctaataactcaaaaaaaaattttgatagtACTATAGTTGGATTAAAACGTATAAATAGATTACAAAGAAGATTAATgggttataaaaataagacaGATATGACAGATGAAAACAATGAAATACTAATAGAAGATCCATTGACAAACCCAAATTTATTTCAAGGTGATATTATTCTTACAGATAATCAAGTTAATCAAATAGTGTCAGACATTGTAAAACAAGCTGATGAAAAGAAAATTGATATAAGcgatattgaaaataaaacaaatatattaaatcgAGAAAAACGTTCAATTACACTTAATCCTACATATAATTGGACTTTTCCGATACCATATTATGTTGATACAGGTGTAAATGCAACAACAGTTGATTTGGCATTAGCAGGAATAGCCGCTGAAACATGTGTACGGTTTTCTAAAAGTTTATCTCCAATTACAGGTAAAGCTGGTTTAAGATATTTTCTTGGTTCTGGATGTTGGTCATATATAGGTAGAATTTTTAATGCAACTGCACAAGATGTAAGTATTGGAAACGGTTGTGGATATAATGCCATTATCCAACATGAAACTTCTCATGCTTTGGGATTATATCATGAACAAGCAAGACCAAATAGAGAtgaatttgttttaattaatacAGGAAATATTATAACTGGACGTGAGTCTAACTTTGTAAAATCATCGAGTAATTATGTAACTGATTTTGGAGTACCATATGATTTTGGTTCTGTTATGCATTATGGAAGATTtgattttacaaaaaatggcaatcaaacaattttatcaaaagatgcatattttgataaaactaTGGGTCAACGTGTtgaattatcatttaatgatataaaactAATAAATCTTAATTATTGCTCATCAAAATGTACTACAAAAATAACTTGTATAAATGGAGGATATCAAAATCCAAATAATTGTTCAATATGCAAATGTCCTAGTGGATTTACAGGAACTACATGTTCAGAAATAGTTGCAAATACAGCTACAAAATGTGGAACCAATAGATTAACAGCAacaaatattacaaaaactTTAGCTGTAACTGGAGCTGCtgattgtttttattttatcaacacTACTGcgaacaaaaaaattaaaataactataaataatgcaaatctttataatattgatCCTTGTATTGCAGGAAAAGCACTTGAAATAAGATACAGGAATGACAAAACAATGTCtggatataatttttgtggAACAGTaactaataaaattgtaatgaCTGTAGGAAATACAGCGTTAATCCACTACGTTGGAAAATCATCTACACATTCACTCAATTTATCATACATTATGgcttaa